The Cutaneotrichosporon cavernicola HIS019 DNA, chromosome: 3 region CCATGTGTCCATGGGCGCTGCTCAGCGGTTCCAACACCTTCCTCTCGGGTGAGTTGTTGTCCGAGGGGCTTACAGCTAACTCCAGTGATGGGCGGGTACGCCGTCTTCCTGGCGCCGATCACTGGCACTCTTGTGTTTGACTTTTTCTTTGTACACCAGCGTAAACTCAAGCTCACAGCCCTTGTCAGCTGACTTGCGTtcaaagctgacagcagtacGAGTgcaactcgtcgtccatctACTACTATTGGAAGGGTGTGAACTGGCGCGCTGTAATCGCATGGGCATGCGGTGTCGGGCCCCTCTTCCCGGGATTCCTCAACAACGTGGCTGGTACTCGCGTCCCGGAAGGAATCAAGAAACTGTACTTTCTCTGCTGGCCTCTGGGCTTCACTGTCTCAGGAGTAGTGCTAGTTGTCCTGTCCAAGGTCTTCCCGGTCGCGGGCGTaggcgaggtggacgagctggacgtCTTTGGCACCAAGGGCGAGCCGGAGACGACGCGGGGTacggccaaggacgagttTGTGGTGAATGAGCTGCAGTCGTGAGGTGTGAGACATTCCACGGACTGCAAGTTGCAGATATGTCCGGTTCCTGTGCCTGGTATGCAATGTAGGCTGTGCTGTTAGTTTTGGGCCAAAATGCAAGGCGGGAGGTGTTTTGACGATTGCGCAGGCGTGGCCGAGAGCTCTCCTGGATcggtcgatctcggccCCACGACCGCAAACTCTATTCCGAGAGTATGTGACTTGTAGCTCGTCGCTGCTGAGGCTGGAGGCTGGCCCATCCCCATTCCCGCGTGGTCGCCTGGAGGCGGTGTCAGTCAATCCTCCCTCGTGGCATCCTGCTgcgtcatcctcgccagcACGCCGTCTTGGAAATGGGTCTAACCTGGTGGTCTTGGAAATGGATGGCGTGCGGGGGGCGTGCGGGGGGTGTCTGAGCGTTGTGCGGGGCACGGCTCGGGGTCAGGCTCGGGCTCGATAATGTCCGAGACGGGGAAGGTAAAATGCCTCACTAGGGACGTgcggggggggggagggggggagagggaaagGAGACGCCAGGCAGAGGGGAAGAATGGAGACAACGGACACGGACACCTCTACGCGGCACTCCAGTGCTATCATACTTTGCTCCACTGCTATCATACATGGTCGTACAACTGTTCTAGTCTCCGGCTCTGCCGTGTTGAGCTGCCTCCCTTATGTCTTCTGATCTGTTGCTGTGCTattcgtcgtcgtcctcgtcctcggcgtccataaactcgtcgtcgcggtaGCAGCACCACTTGACGATCTCGTCATCTGTGACTCCGTCCAGCGCCTGTTCGTCGGCCTGGCGTCAGGTGTGTTTTCGGGCGACTCACGACGCGGACAAAGGCTGGGACGGGGGATGgtggggtgtgggtgtgggtggaCTCTGGCGGGGGCGTGAAGAAGCGCATCAGAGGTGGCGACATGGTGTGGAAGAACAAGTTGGTAAGTTGTTGGACTGAACTAAAACTCTAAGAGTGTTTCGGGTCGTCTGTCGTGGGCTGAGCGGCGAAATCGGACGACTGAAATCCCTCGTCCCTCCCGCTCAGGGTAAGAAGCATGCTTCCCTTTTCTGTAGTTTGGTCACGCTGCAAAATCCCGCACAAATCAGAGCCAGTCTTCTGGTTCTCTCGTTCCCTCTCTGTGCCTCGCCAGCGTCTTATTCTTCTTGCGACTGGAATACGAGCAGGGAAAAGACGACTCAAGAGTGCGTACGGATGAACAAATCAACGAATCAACAGATGTAGAGTATCGGCTACATGCCACGCTGATCGTCCGAGTGACTACCTGCTCAGCGAGACGACATATGACAACTGGTGCAGTGTGAGTCTGCAGTGCAGTGCGGTGGAGCACCCTCGTACCATGCCTTTACGTTGACACGACGGCAGCGTTACTTGTACGTACGACCTGGACCACTCGACGTCAAGGTTCGTCGGGGCGATGCCATTCCGTGATAGTGACGTGTAGTACAGCGGGGAGGCTACGGCAGCAACGGCATGGCCCTGGGCGCTGGGATTTCCATTTGTTGGAGCACGTTGCTCCACAGTCTCCACGAGCCAAATCCCTTGGCACCCCAAGCCAAGCCAGCCTCCAGCCAGCCTaagcctcagcctcagcccAGCCTCAGCCTAAGCCTCGCCAAACCCTGCCTGCGTCGTCCAGCATCACCCGCACGTGCACCGAACCGCTCCTTCGGAAACTTTCTCGGCGCCCGGCGGCCAGCCATGTCGCACTGCACTTGGCCCGACGCACTTGGCCGTTGGTGAGAACGTGCCGTTGCCAGTCAGGAGCATGCcatgccgtcgtcgacagcCACAGCCGGTGCATAGCCCATGTCTACGTCTAGTTGCACCACGTCGCATCACATCACATGCCATGCAATGCCCTCCCCTACCTCGCCGCAACCACCACCTCGAGCACTGGCGAGATGTCAAAGTCAAAGTCGCCCTCCATGCCCgtcagccgcagccgctcgATGCGATGCACCCCATCCCGCAGCGCAAGGAACCTGATCCGCGCAGCCAGGCTCGCCCCAGGCAGCAGCGGGCCGCACCGCACGTCAGTCTCCAGAGCCACCAGCGCCGGTGCAGCAGCCTCGTATTGCGCCAACATGGCCCCGAgcaccgcgtcgtcgacaccgtacgtcgcctcgtcggcacgGCGTCTCCGCCGCACCGACCAAAGGTCGCGGATACGCGTGTCCGCTTCCCGCGCAGGAACCGCGAGGCGGAATCGCCGCACCGTGTCGGTGCGGTTGTGCACAAACACCTCAATGCTGAATGTGTCGAGGGCGTAGATTGTCCCCGTCGTGTCTGGCGTCAGAGGGGCTGGTACAAttcccccctcttccccaGGGAGGAGGCGAACAGAAACGAGGAGACCGTGCCCGTCGCCGGCGTAGCGGCCGCTCATGACGCGCCCAGAGACCACCTGGCTTGGGTGGTGGCCGTTCGGGCGCCCCGGATTGGTCACTACCCGCCTGTCGTctgggaggaggttggcTAACGCGTACCGCCTGTCACCTGCAATAGCGTTCAGAGTCGGCGCAGCGACCTTGAGAGTTGGTCGGTTCTGCTTTggcgcaggaggaggcggcggggcgggcGGAAGCGTCGAGTAGAACgggccgagatcgaggttGCAGTTCCACCTGCTGTGGAAGGGGGCTGTGGGGAACGTCTTGGCCCCAGACTCGAGGCGGTAGGGGCGGCCAGTGAGGACAATCGCGACGACCCGGTTCTCCTCACCCTTGTGTCGCGCGACCTCGGTCGATCcgggcgacgacgcgatcgTCACTGCGTACAGCAGGTTGTACTGCTCGTGCGCAgcgagctggagcgggAACACGGTATCTGGAGCTGGTGTACGtggcggcgatgacgagCTAGGCTTGCGCACTGTCGTTCCTGGCTGGcagacgagctcggccgtcGCCTTGGCTCCCTTAcctccaacctcgacagccACCTGCTCCACCTCGAATGCGTATTCACTCGAATCGGCGCCGTTCTCAATCTCGACGCAGACGACAATTTTACGCTCAACGCTGTCCTCTGACTCGTCAGCTGCCGCCCCAGGCGGGAGGAGCTgtgggaggaagagggtgCGCATGCGCACCCGCAGACCCGGGGAGAGTCCCAGCACGCGACGGAACGACTTGCGCATGGTCGTGCCGGCGCTGACCGATAGTTGTAtcggcgcggccgaggggATAGACTGCGGTCGGGGTGTTCTGCTCGGCGGGATCGAAATGGACATGTCCTCCATAAGCGTAGGTCCAaggcgcgacgacggcaccggggctggggtcagcagTGTCCTCCAAATGACTGGGCAGACTCACTCGCAGCCAATCCTCCCAACAGatcgacctcctccatgtgcgcgaggtcgatatgctcctcctcgtcgtcgtcgccgtcgtcgacgccaacaTCTTCCGTCTGCACGCTGGCTGTCGTAGCAACAGACCGGATACTGGCAGTATCCGAAACGACCTTGCGGGGCTTGGCGCGCAGTGTAGCCGAGGCCGTGATCCCTAGTACGGGGTTGGCGATTTGTGTGCGGACATACACTAATGTCAGCTCCATTGTCAGGGGACAACATACCAACATTCATCTCGCCGACCCAGACAGCAACCCACCCCTCGTCGGTGTGTACGAGGGTAGGACGGCTACCGTCGACagccacctcgccctcccaTACTGTCACCCCTTCCAAATCAGCGTAttcctcggcgccgggTGACATGGCAGGCACAGGCCGGGGCGTGAGGGGTGGTCCACCCACACCACTCTCGGTGACGGGCGGCCGGCTGGGTTGGTGTGCGGCAGACGTAGGGGTGGGCGGGATGGCGTGGGGGGTGTGAGGGGtgtgaggaagagggatATTGGGGAGATTGAGCGTCAAACCAGCATGTGTCCCGGCCGCGGCTTGTGGGGTCGCCAACCGCGGGGGGGAGATAGGCGACGGCCGTTGTTTCGTCGGCGATCCCTTCGGCGTTGTATCTTTTCCCACTGGCGGGGGCGTTGTATCCTTGCCCACTGGCGGGGGCGGTGCGAGGCTACCCCGTCTCTCAAAGCCCACTGGAGGGCCAAGGGGAGGCAGGAACGACACGGTGGCCGTCATATGCAGGTGTTTCGTGAGGGCGGAGAGTTCGGGGGGTGTCCCTGGTGGACTGGGATTGGGACTGGAGGTGGGGAGCGCGTTGGTGGGGAGCGCGTTGGTGGGGAGCGCGTTGGTGGGGAGCGCGTTGGTGGGAAGGCGCAGCGAGACGGCGTAGGACACCTTCTCGTCTGGTATTAGCTGCAATCTTCCATCTCCGAGATCCGACGCACCGAGGAACACTGTATCGCGCCCGGGTTGCGCCGTCACGCCCGCCCACCATGCCGCACGCTCACGGGCGTCGGACGGTGGAGGCGCAACACCACCCACCGGGACGACGatgtcgagctgggcggCGTGGAAGTATGGCTCGAGAGAGGGCATGGGTGGTGGGACGAGTCAATGTGACGACGCGTGAGGTGTCTGGAGggtgaggtggaggggaggtggagggtggaggttggaTGGGGACGGTTGGTTCCTGACCGGGGATTTGGTCTGGAAATGGGCTGGGTGGTTGAGAATATGCATGCAGAATCTATGGctactcgtcgtcgctctcgtcctcgtcctcgtcctcgctctccccctcactcccactcTTCTCACTCCCACTCTCCTCACTCCCCGACTCGACCTTTGCGTTCTCCGCGACCCACTCCCTAGcgcgcgccttggccttgtccaTACCAGCCTTATCGCCAGCCCTAGACTCGAGCGCCAGCCACTTCTTGAAGACGAACTTTGCCCTCTTTGCGTTCATCTTACTCCCCAAGGCGCGGTCGACCAGAGCCCGAACAGTGGCCATATCCCCCGCCCGGCCCGCTGCGTCGACGTACACGTTCCACACGTCCAATCGGCGCGGGTGGCGGTCGAGGATACCCTCAAACAGGGTCTTGCCGCGCTCAGCCGAGCCCGACTTGTACTCGAGCAATGCGAAGCGCTTGGTCGCGTCAATGTGTTCAGACTTGGCAAGAGACTGGAGGGCgcgcgggaggagggaacGCGCCTTGTCCACGTTGGTCGTGTAGTAGAACTCGGCGAAGCGCGCCCACGTCTCGGGAAAGGCCGAGTATTTCTTGAGCATCTTGTTAAAGGTTGCTTCGATTAGAGAGGCGTCCTTGCCCGCCGCGATTAAGGCGTCAATGTAGCGAGTGAAGACTGCGCGGCCGTCGTTGAATTGCACCGCTTCGCGGAAGACCTTGTCTGCGCTCTCGGGGGTGCCGAAGCCCAGttcgaggttgacgagcgcCATCCACACGTTGagcttctcgccctcctcgcggaaggcgatgcggtcgagcgcgcgccggCCAAGCGAACGGGCAcggtcgacctcgtgcagAGAGAGAAGGAACGACATGTACTGGATCCAGAGGTACGAGCTGTTCGGGGATGCAAGGAGAGCACGCTCAaactcggactcggactgGGGGCGGGCAGacgccgcgtccgccgTCAGGTCgatcttgcccttgcccttcttcttgggggcggcggccgcgacctcggacgacgactcAGAGTCAGAGTCAGAGTCTGCGTCGTCGACTTTGCCGGCCCAGTCAAAGCCGCCGACAGTCATGGGTCCGGCGGTGGAGATCTTCTTCTGCGCCATGGAAGAGCCGGCGGGCGCGGTGTCgatctgctgtcagctgccgACGACGGAATTTGCAGCTGGCGgactcacctcctcctcgtcctcggcgtcctcatcgtcgcctTCGAGGCGCACgacgtcatcgtcgtcgctgtccatgaggccgagctcggcgtcggaatcggcatcctcctcgtcctcgtcctccttgtcggagccgtccccgtcctcgtcctcgtcctcgtcctcctcgtcctcgccaccctccgcatcctcatccatcgcctcatcctcctcatcctccccctcctcctccttctccccaAACTCGTCGGCAAAGTGGCTAGCCTTGATGCTAAAGTTGACGCgtcccttctccttgtcgacTGAAACAATGACAGCGCGCACAGCATCACCTTCGCGGAACCccttgagcgcggccgCAACGTCCGTCTTCTTATTATCCGCAATTTCGCTCTTGTGGCACAACCCGCTAACGTCCGACCCGTCAATCCGCAGGAAGAGGCCATACGTCTCGACCTTCTTAACGGTAGCGGTGACCTTCTGGCCCTCGCTAAAGTCGGAAATCCGGAGCTTGCCCGCCTTCTCAGCCTTGCGAGGCTTGGTGCGGAGGGTCATCTCGGCCCGGTCGTCTGTCACAGTCAAAATCTTGCCCGAAACAAGCTGGTTGATCTCGAACCGCGGTTTCCAGTCCTTGACGAAATCGTCAAAGAGCTCCTTGATCATGACGCGGGCGGTGATGTTACGTCCCAGGCTGACGAAGAGGCCGGCAGGGGTGATGGAGCGCACGAGGCCCCGAACAGCCTGGCCGTCCTTCAGGTCACCGAAGGAGGTGatctcggggtcggcgaccttgaccttcAAGTCGGGGTTGACGCGGCTCTTGCGTGTCGACAGGTCGACGGTGCGCGCGCCGGTGTCAACGGCCAGGATCGCGCACAGCACGTTGTCGTCAACGCGGAGGGCACCGGTACCGGAAGCGTTGGAgaggtcgtcggcctcgtcgcaTGGGTGCACGCGGCCGCGGATGTGCTTGCCGATGCGGAGCATTGCGCCGGCGGGCGTCTTACCGACCACGCGGCCGGGCACGACATCGCCGACCTGCAGGTCGTCAAaggagcgcgcggcggccgagacgccAGAGGGTACCTTCTGCTCGCGCTTGTTGGCGACGATCAGGAGACCGCTCTTCTCGTTCTTcgagacgacgacaaggtcgtCAAGCTTCTCCCCAGTCTTGAGGGTGCGgcggagctcgtcgacaccCATGCCTCTGTGGTtggagaggttggcgagcgagagcaGCGCAGTGAGCTGCGACGGGACGAGCGAGACGACGACCTGCTCGGCGTGGATCTGGGCGACGACACCCTTGACAGCCgccccgacctcgagcttctcggcAGCCACGGCGGTTGGGAGCGCCTGGCGCACCGAagcgacgagcttgccagCGTCGGCATCGATGTTGGTGATGCGGACGGTGACGGGCTTGCCAACGTAGAAGatgtcggcgaggttggcaaCAAAgccctgcgccgcctcggacTGGGGTACGAACGCGCGCAGCCCGCCAAACAGGTCGACGATACAacccttgtcgaggagcttggaCACGACGGCAGGCGTGATCTCGCCAGCAGTGACGTCCTCAAACGTCTTGGGTGCGGGGAGGTCGGAATCGACGAGGCTCTTCTTGAGAGTCAGGACGACGCGGTTGCGTGCCGGCTCGAGGGCCCACACGCGCGCCTTGACGCTTGTGCCGGGCTTGAAGCGCTTCTCGGGGTGCTTGAGGCGGATGTCGGCGTAGTGGAGGGGCCagacgacgccgtcgacgctcCCCTGCACATTCACAAACAAGCCCTTGTCGCTCAGTCGCTTGACGGTGCCCTTGAGCACCTGGCCGACCtggagctcgccgacgtccaTAAACACCTGTGAGAGGACGCGCGGCTCAAAACTGAGGAGCagcacgccgtcgagcgGAGAGTGCCCAATCACGCGCGCACGGTGGTACGTGCCGGCCTTGAACTGGACTGTGCTGTGGGACAGAGAGGCGAGTCGCTCGTCGGTGAGGTGAGAGATGTGGCAGAAaccctcgacgccgtcgtcggtgcGCGCGACAACACCCCAATCTGGGATGACGCGCGTGATCTTGACGCTCGCAAGCGTCTTGCCGATGGGcacggcctcctcgagcgccacTTTGTTGGCAgtgagcggcgacgagaggtTGAAGATGTGGGGGAGCACCGAGAGGGCGAAGCGCCGCTCGCCGGCAGCGACAGTGTCGTACAGGATACgcgccttgagcttcttGCCGATTTTGAAGCGGCtgtcgatctcgtcctcccccaGGCTgaggtgggcgaggtcgatggTCCCGTCGTAGAATCCACAGATCTTGACATTGAGGCCTGAGGGAACGACGGCCGTGATGAGGGAGCTCACGAGCGAGCCAGGCAGCAGCGAGCCGATGTTGGACACCTCGGTGAGGCACGAGTGGATCAGCGTCTGCGGGTCGGTGCTGAGCTGAAGAACGCGCCCGCCAGCCGTCGCCTTCTTCACAATCGAGGGAAGGAGCTGTCCCGGAATGAGTTcgcctggagtcagcgcTGCCAAGACAGGTAACTtaccctccacctcgtcgttgcTGATGAAGCCTTCGACGCCCGGTGCGGCTTCGCCAAGACCCAGGCCGACACGGTATcccttgtcctccttgcTGAGGACCTCGCCAGTGATGCGGAACCCATCGGTGAGGTCGGGCTTTGCGACCTCGTTGTTGATCTTCtcggggatgagggtgagctCAATGCGTGCTGCGAGCCTAGTCGTCTCGGAAACGGGGTACTGGGCGACAAACGCCTGGCTAGCAGTCGGGAAAGCGTTGAGCACCTTGGCAGCAACATACTGTCCCGGCACGAACATCTCGGGTAGTTcgggcgcgccgccctcatcctcctcgtcgtccatctcgacatcctcgtcctcggcattCATCTCCTtgttgagcgcggcggtAAGCGTGTTCGAAACCTCGGTAATCGGAACATGTGCAAGCAAGTTGTTGGGCAAGCTCACGACCAGGTGCAGGGGAAGAACAGTGTGTACGCGTCCAAGAACAAGCGTGCCCTGCACCAGGCGCTTGTAGGAgagctcctcgactcggATGGTATccttgtcgcgctcgatgcGTGCGGCATCGCTAGCGCCACTGACCTTCTTGAGGCGCTTGGCGTGACGTTCCGAAATCTTGCGGGGCTTGGGCTTACcgctctcggcgtcggcctcggctcGCCCCTCCGCCCGCACCtgcttgacctcgagggGCGTCAGAGTCGTCCCGCCCCCGCGCGGAAAGTCGACCTCTTCCGCCTGCAACGCCGAAGTGAAGGCcggagcggcgcgcggcgccggCACATCGGTACGagccttcttggcgttgCCGGCGGGGCTGTCGGCTGCCCGCTTCTTGCTTGTTTTTGGTGGTCCCATTGGCGTACGGGGTGGGTGTGTTGGTGAGTTGAGCTCGGATTTAGAAATTCTCAACTTCATCCGTCATGCCACGAGATAGTCACGTGATATAAACCGGAGAGGCGTCCATCTCCGCATGTCGGCAATCGCACAAGCCCTGTGTGAGCGTGATGGCGGTAACACTATTCATCGACAATAATAAAGCTATAGAGGAGGATGCCGGGCGATCCAGAGATACGGGCACTCGTAGGTCTTTGCCGAGATGGGCTGAcacaaggccgaggccatcTTCGCagacctcctcgcggacCAGGTGTTGACTACGACGATTGCTGCGCACCGGGAAGTGAAGCGCGGGCAGGCCGTGTGTGCGACGTGCGGGACGCGGTgagtgggggtggggatgggggtGGAGCCGAGGGGAGCAGGGGGTTTGAGTGGGATGGGGGAGAcgggggttgggagggggagggggagggggagggggagggggagggcaAGCTGGAGGGGACGTGGCGAGGGGGGGACAATGGGATGTTGCGAAGAGCGAAGAACGAAGAGCGGAGAGCTATTGGATGGTTaggacgaggagaggagggtAGGAGCAGGGATGAGAAGGGTTGAAGCGGGTGACCGCGTTGCTAGAACGCAAATACGTTCCGCGCTGACCTCAGATGCCGCGCGCATGTCCCGATCGCGCTTGCCAGCGGCGCATCCTCGGCCGTCGGCTCGCGCGAAGGCAGTCCAGCAAGGGGCATAACCGTCCGTCCGGGAGGATACACTGTCGGCCCGGAGAAGGGGACAGGCGGAGGTACGGGGATTGGCAGCGGGAGCGGGCGGATTGATTCATCGGGCAACGCGTTCTTTGACTGCTTGGTTTGCGGGAGAAGTGTGAGTGCTCGCGGCGAACTGATAGGCTCGCGCGGCCAACCAGACTGGGGAGGAGCTGGGCTGAGGAAGCTCGAAATGAATCTGCAGCCATCTCATGCCGTGTAGCTCGGtctgacaccaggtcaCCTCGAACCGGTACGCGCCGCACCTCGCCTCCTGCCTCGGTTATTCGGGGAGCACacgacgcggcgcgagcCGCATGGCCGCCGCAAAGGCGAGACTCGGAGCGGATGGACGTGCCAGTCCGTCGCCGTACTTGACGGGCGACGATAGCGATACTGAGTCTCTAAGTGGCAAGCGGAAGAGTGAGTGTGGGCGGTTAATTCGACTGGTTGAATCGTCATTCAGCAGGTTGAATCGGGTCATTCAAACTAGTTGAATTCCAGCCAGAACTGACGCCAGAACTCCTGAACGGAAACAGCAAACgtgcgtcgtcgccctcaaaGGCAGCACTCAAGAAAGCGCGCCTGGCCCAGGGCCACAGTGgttccgcgccgccgtctaCGCGCGCACCACACCCTCCGTCAAGGCTGGGACGGCCGCCGACAAGTGCTAAGAGTGCATCGCCGTATTCGCCAGAGAAGAGCGGGGCAGCCAGCGCGCCGACTTGGAGAGAGGGCAGCGTGGCGTCCAGTGGGAAAGGAAAGAAGACTGTTCCGACGACTGCGCCGCCTGTGGCTCcgggaggcggaggggatggagatgacTCGAGTGAGGCGGATGATGATTATTGAGCCTGTAGTGTCATGTATTTCTGTTGAGTGAACAGGTCTGGTCTGCTGGGGCGCACGGTAGGTCAGCttcctcactctcctccgcctcttcaccaccctccctccctctctcctcctaACTCTGGAAAACATGTGACTAAAATGCATGGTACGACTGTTTAATGCTACAAGATACGGCGTTCTCTGGCGCGCCGACCTGAACTTCTGACTCTGGTTCTACCTCGGGCAATTCTCTACGCCTCGCTTAtgcctcgcccagctcgcgccGAATCCGCTCCCGCACCTCCCGCAAGCCCCCAGTCCGACGCACACGCCCCGGACTCGCCGGTCC contains the following coding sequences:
- a CDS encoding uncharacterized protein (TRAPP trafficking subunit Trs65), with the translated sequence MPSLEPYFHAAQLDIVVPVGGVAPPPSDARERAAWWAGVTAQPGRDTVFLDEKVSYAVSLRLPTNALPTNALPTNALPTNALPTSSPNPSPPGTPPELSALTKHLHMTATVSFLPPLGPPVGFERRGSLAPPPPVGKDTTPPPVGKDTTPKGSPTKQRPSPISPPRLATPQAAAGTHAGLTLNLPNIPLPHTPHTPHAIPPTPTSAAHQPSRPPVTESGVGGPPLTPRPVPAMSPGAEEYADLEGVTVWEGEVAVDGSRPTLVHTDEGWVAVWVGEMNVVYVRTQIANPVLGITASATLRAKPRKVVSDTASIRSVATTASVQTEDVGVDDGDDDEEEHIDLAHMEEVDLLGGLAATPVPSSRLGPTLMEDMSISIPPSRTPRPQSIPSAAPIQLSVSAGTTMRKSFRRVLGLSPGLRVRMRTLFLPQLLPPGAAADESEDSVERKIVVCVEIENGADSSEYAFEVEQVAVEVGGKGAKATAELVCQPGTTVRKPSSSSPPRTPAPDTVFPLQLAAHEQYNLLYAVTIASSPGSTEVARHKGEENRVVAIVLTGRPYRLESGAKTFPTAPFHSRWNCNLDLGPFYSTLPPAPPPPPAPKQNRPTLKVAAPTLNAIAGDRRYALANLLPDDRRVVTNPGRPNGHHPSQVVSGRVMSGRYAGDGHGLLVSVRLLPGEEGGIVPAPLTPDTTGTIYALDTFSIEVFVHNRTDTVRRFRLAVPAREADTRIRDLWSVRRRRRADEATYGVDDAVLGAMLAQYEAAAPALVALETDVRCGPLLPGASLAARIRFLALRDGVHRIERLRLTGMEGDFDFDISPVLEVVVAAR
- a CDS encoding uncharacterized protein (Sgf11 (transcriptional regulation protein)) — its product is MPGDPEIRALAEAIFADLLADQVLTTTIAAHREVKRGQAVCATCGTRCRAHVPIALASGASSAVGSREGSPARGITVRPGGYTVGPEKGTGGGTGIGSGSGRIDSSGNAFFDCLVCGRSVTSNRYAPHLASCLGYSGSTRRGASRMAAAKARLGADGRASPSPYLTGDDSDTESLSGKRKKLLNGNSKRPQWFRAAVYARTTPSVKAGTAADKC
- the RRP5 gene encoding uncharacterized protein (Suppressor of forked protein (Suf)), with translation MGPPKTSKKRAADSPAGNAKKARTDVPAPRAAPAFTSALQAEEVDFPRGGGTTLTPLEVKQVRAEGRAEADAESGKPKPRKISERHAKRLKKVSGASDAARIERDKDTIRVEELSYKRLVQGTLVLGRVHTVLPLHLVVSLPNNLLAHVPITEVSNTLTAALNKEMNAEDEDVEMDDEEDEGGAPELPEMFVPGQYVAAKVLNAFPTASQAFVAQYPVSETTRLAARIELTLIPEKINNEVAKPDLTDGFRITGEVLSKEDKGYRVGLGLGEAAPGVEGFISNDEVEGELIPGQLLPSIVKKATAGGRVLQLSTDPQTLIHSCLTEVSNIGSLLPGSLVSSLITAVVPSGLNVKICGFYDGTIDLAHLSLGEDEIDSRFKIGKKLKARILYDTVAAGERRFALSVLPHIFNLSSPLTANKVALEEAVPIGKTLASVKITRVIPDWGVVARTDDGVEGFCHISHLTDERLASLSHSTVQFKAGTYHRARVIGHSPLDGVLLLSFEPRVLSQVFMDVGELQVGQVLKGTVKRLSDKGLFVNVQGSVDGVVWPLHYADIRLKHPEKRFKPGTSVKARVWALEPARNRVVLTLKKSLVDSDLPAPKTFEDVTAGEITPAVVSKLLDKGCIVDLFGGLRAFVPQSEAAQGFVANLADIFYVGKPVTVRITNIDADAGKLVASVRQALPTAVAAEKLEVGAAVKGVVAQIHAEQVVVSLVPSQLTALLSLANLSNHRGMGVDELRRTLKTGEKLDDLVVVSKNEKSGLLIVANKREQKVPSGVSAAARSFDDLQVGDVVPGRVVGKTPAGAMLRIGKHIRGRVHPCDEADDLSNASGTGALRVDDNVLCAILAVDTGARTVDLSTRKSRVNPDLKVKVADPEITSFGDLKDGQAVRGLVRSITPAGLFVSLGRNITARVMIKELFDDFVKDWKPRFEINQLVSGKILTVTDDRAEMTLRTKPRKAEKAGKLRISDFSEGQKVTATVKKVETYGLFLRIDGSDVSGLCHKSEIADNKKTDVAAALKGFREGDAVRAVIVSVDKEKGRVNFSIKASHFADEFGEKEEEGEDEEDEAMDEDAEGGEDEEDEDEDEDGDGSDKEDEDEEDADSDAELGLMDSDDDDVVRLEGDDEDAEDEEEIDTAPAGSSMAQKKISTAGPMTVGGFDWAGKVDDADSDSDSESSSEVAAAAPKKKGKGKIDLTADAASARPQSESEFERALLASPNSSYLWIQYMSFLLSLHEVDRARSLGRRALDRIAFREEGEKLNVWMALVNLELGFGTPESADKVFREAVQFNDGRAVFTRYIDALIAAGKDASLIEATFNKMLKKYSAFPETWARFAEFYYTTNVDKARSLLPRALQSLAKSEHIDATKRFALLEYKSGSAERGKTLFEGILDRHPRRLDVWNVYVDAAGRAGDMATVRALVDRALGSKMNAKRAKFVFKKWLALESRAGDKAGMDKAKARAREWVAENAKVESGSEESGSEKSGSEGESEDEDEDESDDE